The Streptomyces sp. NBC_00102 genome segment GGACAAGAAGCTCACCCAACTCCGCCGCGACCGGATCGGGTTCATCTTCCAGGCGTTCAACCTGCTGCCGACGCTGAACGCGCTGGAGAACATCACGCTGCCGATGGACATCGCGGGCCGCAAGCCCGACGCGGAGTGGCTGCGGCAGGTCGTGGAGACCGTGGGCCTCGCGGACCGGCTGAAGCACCGGCCGACCCAGCTCTCCGGCGGCCAGCAGCAGCGCGTCGCGGTCGCCCGCGCCCTCGCCGCCCGCCCCGAGATCATCTTCGGCGACGAGCCGACCGGAAACCTCGACTCGCGGGCCGGCGCCGAGGTGCTGTCCTTCCTCCGCACCTCCGTGGACCAGCTGGGCCAGACCATCGTCATGGTCACCCACGACCCCGTCGCCGCCTCCTACGCGGACCGGGTGCTCTACCTCGCGGACGGCAAGATCGTCGACGAGATGCGCAACCCCACCGCCGACCAGGTCCTCGACCGCATGAAGAACTTCGACAGCCGCGGGCGGACGTCATGACCGTCCTCAAGACCTCGCTGCGCAACTTCCTCGCGCACAAGGGGCGGATGGCCCTCTCGGCCGTCGCCGTCCTGCTGTCCGTGGCCTTCGTCTGCGGCACCCTCGTGTTCACCGACACCATGAACACCACCTTCGACAAGCTCTTCACCGTCTCGGCCCCGGACGTCTCGGTCGGCCTCAAGTCGGCCGAGGAGTCGGACGCCGTACCGGACTCCGGCAAGCCGGAGACCATGCCGGCGTCGCTCCTCGCCCAGGTCGAGAAGGCCGAGGGCGTCAAGGACGCCGAGGGTCAGGTCAGTACCCTCCAGGTCACGATCGTCGACAGCCACGACAAGAACCTCAGCCCGGACACCGGCGCCCCGACCATCGCGGGCAACTGGACGCGCAACGACCTGCGTTCGATGAGGATCAGCTCGGGCCACGCGCCGCGCGGACCCACCGAGATGATGATCGACTCCGGTACCGCCGAGAAGCACGGCCTGAAGCTCGGCGACGAGCTGCGCACCATCACCTCGGCCGGCGACCTCCGGGCGAAGATCGTCGGCATCGCCGAGTTCACCGTCACCAACCCCGGCGCGGCGATCGCCTACTTCGACACCGAGACCGCCCAGACGAAGCTGCTCGGCCGCCCCGACGCGTACAGCATGATCAGCGTCACCGCCGCATCCGGCGTCAGCGACGCCCAGTTGAAGGCCAACGTCGCCACCGCGCTCGGCGACACCTCCCTCTACACCCTGAAGACCCAGGCCGAGTCCGCCGAGGACAGCAAGGACTCCATGGGGTCCTTCCTCGACGTGATCAAGTACGCGATGCTCGGCTTCGCCGGAATCGCCTTCCTCGTCGGCATCTTCCTCATCGTCAACACCTTCTCCATGCTGGTCGCCCAGCGCACCCGCGAGCTCGGCCTGATGCGGGCCATCGGCTCCAGCCGTCGCCAGGTCAACCGGTCGGTGCTGGTCGAAGCCTTCCTCCTCGGCATCGTCGGCTCGATCCTCGGCGTCGTCGCGGGCATCGGACTCGCCGTCGGCCTCATGCGGCTGATGGGCGCCGTCGGCATGGAACTCTCCACCGACGACCTCACCATCGCCTGGACCACCCCGGTCGTCGGCCTCGCGCTCGGCATCGTCGTCACCGTGCTCGCCGCGTACGTACCCGCCCGGCGTGCCGGGAAGGTGTCGCCGATGGCCGCGCTGCGGGACGCCGGAACCCCCGCCGACGGCCGGGCCGGACGCCTCCGGGCCGCCCTCGGCATCGTCCTCACCGGCGCCGGCGCCGCGGCCCTCTGGGGAACCGCGCGCGCCGACGAGGCGAGTGGCGGATCGATCCTGCTGGCAGTCGGCGTGGTCCTCAGCCTCCTCGGGTTCATCGTCATCGGCCCGCTCCTCGCCGGAGCTGTCGTACGG includes the following:
- a CDS encoding ABC transporter ATP-binding protein gives rise to the protein MTTAVTNPRHGGAGERTAVAARARQVVKAYGTGETRVVALDHVDVDIARGEFTAIMGPSGSGKSTLMHCLAGLDTVTSGEIFLHETMITGLKDKKLTQLRRDRIGFIFQAFNLLPTLNALENITLPMDIAGRKPDAEWLRQVVETVGLADRLKHRPTQLSGGQQQRVAVARALAARPEIIFGDEPTGNLDSRAGAEVLSFLRTSVDQLGQTIVMVTHDPVAASYADRVLYLADGKIVDEMRNPTADQVLDRMKNFDSRGRTS
- a CDS encoding ABC transporter permease — its product is MTVLKTSLRNFLAHKGRMALSAVAVLLSVAFVCGTLVFTDTMNTTFDKLFTVSAPDVSVGLKSAEESDAVPDSGKPETMPASLLAQVEKAEGVKDAEGQVSTLQVTIVDSHDKNLSPDTGAPTIAGNWTRNDLRSMRISSGHAPRGPTEMMIDSGTAEKHGLKLGDELRTITSAGDLRAKIVGIAEFTVTNPGAAIAYFDTETAQTKLLGRPDAYSMISVTAASGVSDAQLKANVATALGDTSLYTLKTQAESAEDSKDSMGSFLDVIKYAMLGFAGIAFLVGIFLIVNTFSMLVAQRTRELGLMRAIGSSRRQVNRSVLVEAFLLGIVGSILGVVAGIGLAVGLMRLMGAVGMELSTDDLTIAWTTPVVGLALGIVVTVLAAYVPARRAGKVSPMAALRDAGTPADGRAGRLRAALGIVLTGAGAAALWGTARADEASGGSILLAVGVVLSLLGFIVIGPLLAGAVVRVLSTVLLRFFGPVGRMAERNALRNPRRTGATGAALMIGLALVACLAVVGASMVASLSGELDKSVGADFIVQSADGQPIVPQAAKAVEAVPGLKHVTHYTYLNATVTSPDGGTDDDGLVAADSSYQQDVHREVLSGELAAAYEEDSVSVGEEYADKHGVKVGDTLDVAFKAGGSAKLKVAAITSDDTSIDGGAKYISRTTAAKHIAADQLPDSLMMFAQAEDGQEKTAYAALKKALAPYPVYQPRNQADFKEDLKDQVGQLLNIVYGLLALAIVVAVLGVVNTLALSVVERTREIGLLRAIGLSRRQLRRMIRLESVVIALFGALLGLGLGIGWGASAHQLLALEGMDTLEIPWPTILTVFVASAFVGLFAALVPAFRAGRMNVLAAIATDG